From the genome of Spirulina subsalsa PCC 9445:
CCTCCCGGAACTGCTGAACCAAAGACACCGACTCCTCTAACCCCCCTTCCAGACTCATCCCAAGAGAACGAGTCGGAGTAAAACTCCCCTCAGCCGGAGCAAGATTAATCTCCTTCTGCCAAGGAATCACACCCAAAAGAGGTAGTTTGCTTGTCTTTTTAATCTCTTGATAACTATATAGAGTATCATTTAACTTATCAAACCCCAAGGCCAAACCACAACCGAGCATTAAACCCACAATTGCCCCTAAAGCCCCATTTTTCTTACCACTAGAGCGAGAGGGTTTAGGCTCCCCAGCCGGAGAAAGGAGTCGCCAAGGTTTTTCCCGTTGAGCGGCATCAATACGCAAGGCTTCTCGCTTCGAGAGAAACTGATTCAAATTATCCGTGGCAATCTGTAACTCCCGTTGAATATCCGTATATTCACGAGTAATAACCGATAACCGCTTAATTTGTTCAGCCAAGCGATTCGCCGACAGAGTAAGAGCATTATTCCGTTTTTCCAACTCCCGAATTAACGCCAACATCTCCGACTGCACCCGCTCCGCCTCTCGATAGAGCAAAGGAATTAAACTCGCCCGTTGTTGCTGTAAAAGACGCATTTCAGGGCTATTCTCCAGATATAAAACCGACTGTTGAGCCATATCAGTATCAATCTGTTGCAGTTGGGCTAATAAACCCTGATAACGGGGATTATCCCTCAAAACAGAAGCCGCCGCCTGTTCAGGGGATTTCGTCGTCAACTCATTCACTAAATCTTCATATAAAGCCCGTAATTCATCCAATTGTACCTGAGTCGTCAACTGCTGTTGTTCAACCGCACTAATTTGAGTAGAAAGCTGTTGTCCCGTCATTTCCGGGTTCACTAAATTATTACTTTGACGAATCTTTTGTAAACGTTCCTGTTGAGAATCCACTCGTTGACGCAAATGAGGCAGTTGGTCTTCAACAAACTGAATCCCTTGACGAATATCACTTTGACGTTCATCTAAACTATGCTGAAGATACGCTTCCGACACTCGTTGTAAAACATCCTCAACCAACTGAGGATTAGAACTGGTATAACCAACACTTAAAACATCCTTCACATCATTACGAATAACCAATCCAGCATTCAAAATACCATAATGAAAACCGGGATACTTCAAAGATAGTTCTTCCGCAATAGGTCCCAATAAATCTGGACTCCGCAAGAGTTTCAGCCGAACATCATCTACCTGAACCGCTACAATTTCCTCACGACTACTTAACGCTTCAGGACTAAGCGAGGAAATAATCTTGGTTTCCAAGGTAACAGGTTGGGTGAGAAGTTCAAAATTCGCTTGATAAACCGTCGGTTGATTTTTTGCTCTTAAATAACCCAAACTGCCCATCACAACAGTTAAGCCAATAATCAGCAGCACCTGACGACGTAAAGCACCCACCAGCTGCCCTAACTGCATTCCACCCTCATCATCAGTTGGATAAGGGACAGAGAGTTGAACACGGGAGGAAGATGGAGAAGAATTTCCAGTCTGCATGATTAACTTAGAGTTGGAGGTTGAAGAACAAGATACGAGAAAGACAGAACCACGCTTATAGAACCTCCCTACAATTATAGGTTTTCGGCTTCTGTGATTAGTCTTGTAACCTCCTCCCGACACCGACCCTACGGGTACGGTGCGGGCTTCCCCATATCACTATGAGGCTTTCCTGCTTCTACGGGAGGCTCTAGATGTCTTTTTAGGGACATCCCCGATCACATAGCTTTTAGATTCAAATCTTCAGCAAAAATGATATTGGCTTGGTCACAAAGATGATGAGCTAACTCCAAAGTAGAGGTTAATCCAGAAAATAGCATCAAGACTCCCAAAGAAAAACTCGCAACCCACCACTTAAGTGGTGAGCATCGGCAGTATGTCAATTGAACCTCCCATCGCTGAAAGCGAGGGATTCCCATATAGACTCTTATCTAGACCGAAGTCCCCGACAGAACGCCATTACTGGGCTGTTTGACCACGGGCGCACCGACCGCAGTTAATCCACGCTGTTTTACTATTATTGAAGCAGCAACATCCCGATCCACGGTGTAGCCACATTCAGAGCAAGAGTGAACCCTTTGAGAGAGTTCTTTCTTCCCTGTATGGGTTCCACATTCAGGACAAACTTGAGAGGTATAGTCTGGATTTACCTTGGCAAAATATGTATCCGTTTGAGAACAAACATATTCCAAAATAGTAAAGAATTGACCTAAACCCATATCTAGAGACTGCTTACAGAATAGTCCTCTACTCCAAGCTGTGAAGTTAATATCTTCAACAAATACCATCCCGACTCCATCACAGAGTTGATGGGCTAACTTGAAGTGGTAATCCTTTCTTCTGTTGGCTACAGCTTCATATAATAGAGCGATCCGATGCTGTAGTTTCTGCCATTTATTGGACCCTTTGTCTTTATTTTTAAGCCTTCTTTGTAGTAATTTAATCTTACGCCGTGCTTTATCTAAAAACTTCGGCCTAGGAAGAGTCAAACCATCGGAAGTTGCCAGCATACTTTGAATCCCAACATCAATCCCCAAAGCGTGACCATGAGGTATTGGGGTTGGGATATTAACATCAAGCTCAATTGCTAAGTTGACATAGTAACCCGATGCTTTCTTGATTACTTGAACTTGTTTGATCTTAAAACCCTCTGGAATATCCCGTGACTTGACAAACTTAACTTCCCCCAATAGAGGCATCTTTAGCTTGTTACCATTGACTTCAATTCTGCTACTAACTAAATTAAAAGACTTCATGTTCCTTTTGAAGCGAGGAAAACCTAGTCCCTTGCTTTTCATGTCGTTAAACGCCCGCTCTAATTTCCGCAATGTTTGCTGCATCGCTTGGGCATTACCAGACTTAAGGAAATCGTTAGTCTTTTTAGCTTGGGTTAAATTGGCAGATTGAGTAGGGTAGTTAGGATATTCAAAGGGAGCAACAATATATTCTGAACGAATAGAGCAAGCGTTGACCTGACAACTACGACTGTTATACCAAAGCTTTCTTTGAACCAAAGCATAGTTCCAAACAGATTGGCAGACAGTTAAATTTAATTCGATCTTCTCTGTCTGCTCTTTGGTTGGAATTATCTTATAGTTGTAAGTAAGGTTAAGCACTCAATTCTTGCTCATTGTTGGCAAGATTATAGCAGGATTTTACAATTTGGGGTATGCTGTTGTAATATGTCGTCATTCATCCCGTCGATAAAATCGAGGGTCTTCTTCCGACGATCAAGATAATAAGAATCTGTGAGAGGTCAGAAATTTCCCCTCTCAAGACTAAAAAAGTTATCAAATGGAACTCACCAAATGACACTAACTTGTATTTAAAGACCTCAAAATTGTCTCAATACAATCCTGAACTTCCGTCATTGGGAAAAATAGCGGTGCAATTGTACCAAGAGTTTTCAATTGAGTGACAAGATCAAAACAGGTAAGCAGCACCAGAAAGCCCTTTGGACCACTTTTCTCAATCATATCCAGAGATTGAGAGATCATATCAAGGGGTTCAAGTTCCAACCATTCCCGTAAAACCTTATCCTGTAAGGCTTTCGTGTGTTCTTGTAGAATATTGGCAGGGGTACTAGGATCGCGGAGTAGAGTCAATAGCTTGGCATA
Proteins encoded in this window:
- a CDS encoding RNA-guided endonuclease InsQ/TnpB family protein, translating into MLNLTYNYKIIPTKEQTEKIELNLTVCQSVWNYALVQRKLWYNSRSCQVNACSIRSEYIVAPFEYPNYPTQSANLTQAKKTNDFLKSGNAQAMQQTLRKLERAFNDMKSKGLGFPRFKRNMKSFNLVSSRIEVNGNKLKMPLLGEVKFVKSRDIPEGFKIKQVQVIKKASGYYVNLAIELDVNIPTPIPHGHALGIDVGIQSMLATSDGLTLPRPKFLDKARRKIKLLQRRLKNKDKGSNKWQKLQHRIALLYEAVANRRKDYHFKLAHQLCDGVGMVFVEDINFTAWSRGLFCKQSLDMGLGQFFTILEYVCSQTDTYFAKVNPDYTSQVCPECGTHTGKKELSQRVHSCSECGYTVDRDVAASIIVKQRGLTAVGAPVVKQPSNGVLSGTSV
- a CDS encoding GumC family protein, with the translated sequence MQLGQLVGALRRQVLLIIGLTVVMGSLGYLRAKNQPTVYQANFELLTQPVTLETKIISSLSPEALSSREEIVAVQVDDVRLKLLRSPDLLGPIAEELSLKYPGFHYGILNAGLVIRNDVKDVLSVGYTSSNPQLVEDVLQRVSEAYLQHSLDERQSDIRQGIQFVEDQLPHLRQRVDSQQERLQKIRQSNNLVNPEMTGQQLSTQISAVEQQQLTTQVQLDELRALYEDLVNELTTKSPEQAAASVLRDNPRYQGLLAQLQQIDTDMAQQSVLYLENSPEMRLLQQQRASLIPLLYREAERVQSEMLALIRELEKRNNALTLSANRLAEQIKRLSVITREYTDIQRELQIATDNLNQFLSKREALRIDAAQREKPWRLLSPAGEPKPSRSSGKKNGALGAIVGLMLGCGLALGFDKLNDTLYSYQEIKKTSKLPLLGVIPWQKEINLAPAEGSFTPTRSLGMSLEGGLEESVSLVQQFREAWIWLQGVLPPIPFVSRPSQGAGVGSNRRYEALMLAEAFRSLCTNIRLLSPDHWLRSLVITSSEPGEGKSTVAVHLAIAAAAMDQRVLLVDTDLRRPRVHTHLGLINAYGLTNVLAGELEVNAAIQRSPLEENLSILTTGSMPPDPIRLIASQKMEDLMHQLSEAFDLVIYDAPPVLGLADSHLVATHTDGVILVAGLGQIKRSILEQALYDLRVSGNPLLGVIANRSKTLPSRAPSDYAHYLPRESDPAVVPVKTFDPAPSPFPTGRLANDTKFRKNLR